The Microbacterium sp. SORGH_AS_0862 genome has a segment encoding these proteins:
- a CDS encoding GAP family protein, whose product MDLIPGAPLPLTLFVLALVDGLSVGTLVIPLLLMIAPGKVRVGRHLLYLSTISLFYLAVGVLFLLGLMNVIDVVGDFFSSTAGAVVRLVVGAALLIAAFAIPANEKRMREHPDAGPGRIVRWRDRLVADGVPARTVMTVAIAAGIVELATMLPYLIGMTLLAESPLTLPVQVGALAAYCLVMILPALVLLGLRVVAARLIERPLERLAAWFARTAGETTSWILGVIGFLLARAAATELGLFDLL is encoded by the coding sequence GTGGACCTCATTCCCGGCGCCCCGTTGCCGCTCACCCTGTTCGTGCTCGCCCTCGTCGACGGACTGAGCGTCGGCACCCTCGTCATCCCGCTGCTGCTCATGATCGCGCCGGGCAAGGTACGCGTCGGGCGCCACCTGCTCTACCTCTCGACGATCTCGCTCTTCTACCTCGCGGTCGGGGTGCTGTTCCTGCTCGGGCTCATGAACGTCATCGACGTGGTCGGCGACTTCTTCTCCTCGACGGCCGGGGCGGTGGTGCGCCTGGTGGTCGGCGCCGCGCTGCTGATTGCCGCCTTCGCCATCCCCGCGAACGAGAAGCGGATGCGGGAGCACCCCGACGCCGGCCCCGGTCGCATCGTCCGGTGGCGTGACCGGCTGGTCGCCGACGGTGTGCCGGCGCGCACCGTCATGACCGTGGCGATCGCGGCGGGAATCGTGGAGCTGGCGACGATGCTCCCGTACCTGATCGGCATGACGCTGCTCGCGGAGTCGCCGCTCACGCTCCCGGTGCAGGTGGGAGCCCTGGCCGCCTACTGCCTCGTCATGATCCTGCCGGCGCTCGTGCTGCTGGGTCTGCGAGTCGTCGCGGCGCGCCTGATCGAGCGCCCCCTCGAGCGACTCGCGGCATGGTTCGCGCGCACGGCCGGCGAGACCACATCGTGGATCCTCGGCGTCATCGGATTCCTGCTCGCCCGTGCGGCGGCGACCGAGCTCGGCCTGTTCGATCTGCTGTGA
- a CDS encoding LPO_1073/Vpar_1526 family protein — protein MTSGQSQKGGQGSQQMQVAGDYIVNVGVTEERAREIARETSREVVQQHTAEAMDLVVERIEKLDTRVVAVLGSQDRLSAFADPGFIRTFKKAQEGAAASERESDYAMLAALLAQRAEKPRDRPVRAGIERAIEIMDQVDDDALRGLTIVHALGQWIPRSTNISQGITTMENIFADLVDGPLPEGRDWIDHLDILDAVRVNSLTEFKPFDEYYPARFPGYVAPGVLKEEVPPAVGGSLESLPWDPFVEEHELRPGYVRLRAVAEHVFRETYVNGGMEDVWVDEIVAQGIATFGLGTIDENAKIALSSRLRSEPTIGSIADWWGRLPHHFNITAVGKALATANAFRLDETKRLPRQDDTPPPRKVGPDPEPAAPDH, from the coding sequence GTGACTTCCGGTCAGAGCCAGAAGGGCGGCCAGGGGTCGCAGCAGATGCAGGTGGCCGGCGACTACATCGTCAATGTCGGCGTCACCGAGGAGCGGGCCCGCGAGATCGCCAGAGAGACCTCCCGAGAAGTTGTCCAGCAGCACACCGCGGAAGCTATGGATCTGGTTGTAGAACGCATCGAGAAGCTCGACACTCGGGTCGTGGCCGTACTTGGTTCCCAGGATCGTCTGAGTGCATTCGCTGATCCTGGCTTTATCCGCACATTCAAGAAGGCGCAAGAAGGTGCCGCTGCCAGCGAGCGGGAGAGTGATTACGCCATGCTCGCTGCACTACTCGCTCAGCGTGCAGAGAAGCCTCGCGATAGGCCGGTCCGGGCTGGGATTGAGCGGGCGATCGAGATTATGGATCAGGTTGACGACGATGCATTGCGCGGCTTGACGATCGTCCATGCGTTGGGCCAGTGGATCCCGAGGTCGACGAACATCAGCCAGGGCATCACGACGATGGAGAACATCTTCGCCGACCTCGTCGACGGCCCGCTGCCAGAGGGACGCGATTGGATCGATCACCTGGACATACTCGATGCTGTGAGAGTCAACAGCCTCACGGAGTTCAAGCCGTTTGATGAGTATTATCCTGCTCGGTTCCCCGGTTATGTCGCTCCTGGCGTCCTAAAAGAGGAGGTGCCCCCCGCGGTAGGCGGCTCGTTGGAGTCGCTCCCCTGGGATCCCTTCGTTGAGGAGCACGAGCTCCGCCCCGGCTACGTGCGTCTTAGGGCAGTTGCTGAGCATGTTTTCCGCGAGACTTATGTGAATGGCGGGATGGAAGATGTCTGGGTCGACGAGATTGTGGCGCAGGGGATTGCGACGTTCGGGCTCGGGACGATAGATGAAAACGCAAAGATTGCGCTCTCATCTCGGCTGCGGAGTGAGCCAACCATTGGCTCGATAGCGGACTGGTGGGGTCGGTTGCCTCACCACTTCAACATTACGGCTGTCGGTAAGGCGCTCGCGACGGCTAACGCCTTCCGTCTCGATGAAACTAAGCGCCTGCCTCGACAGGACGACACACCGCCCCCGCGCAAGGTTGGGCCAGATCCCGAGCCCGCTGCACCGGATCACTAA
- a CDS encoding GAF domain-containing protein: MSKRGGWIWPVISASVPVVGSFAGAQLIAWGIRDTTGIQAWLFAGGIACVATAVGVTVAGKIVEYRRGTSIDRARRNQLVKLRDELMPFASTTADMARQPHDVRQAYLKTTAQTAATALRSVVADHVARPRAVIYLLNADSEPVSMDSIAHSGRGERPRPFVQGTTRGDAALSFIEKKAVGFYPDLQRKRPAGYDGTMSGYNTYISVPVWTESGSYGMVTLDAPKAGSFDDGDVALVELVAEMMSIAFEIGQDDDVRVAE; encoded by the coding sequence ATGAGCAAACGAGGCGGTTGGATATGGCCGGTTATCTCCGCCTCTGTCCCGGTGGTCGGCAGCTTCGCAGGTGCGCAACTGATCGCCTGGGGTATTCGGGATACAACTGGCATTCAGGCCTGGCTGTTTGCCGGCGGGATCGCCTGCGTAGCCACCGCGGTCGGTGTCACGGTGGCGGGCAAGATCGTCGAGTATCGACGCGGTACCTCCATCGATAGGGCCAGACGAAACCAACTCGTCAAGCTTCGAGATGAACTCATGCCGTTTGCGTCGACCACCGCCGATATGGCTAGACAGCCCCATGACGTTCGGCAGGCATACCTGAAGACGACTGCGCAGACCGCGGCCACCGCACTTAGATCGGTCGTGGCGGATCACGTCGCCCGCCCTCGCGCAGTCATCTACCTGCTGAACGCTGACAGCGAGCCCGTGAGCATGGACTCCATCGCGCACAGCGGGCGTGGAGAACGGCCGCGGCCATTCGTCCAGGGCACCACGCGAGGGGACGCCGCTCTCTCCTTCATCGAGAAGAAGGCTGTGGGCTTCTATCCCGACCTTCAGAGGAAGCGTCCCGCAGGCTACGACGGAACCATGTCCGGCTACAACACGTACATCTCCGTACCCGTCTGGACAGAGTCGGGCTCATACGGGATGGTGACGTTGGACGCCCCGAAGGCTGGATCCTTCGATGACGGCGACGTAGCGCTCGTCGAGTTGGT